The Triticum aestivum cultivar Chinese Spring chromosome 3A, IWGSC CS RefSeq v2.1, whole genome shotgun sequence genome includes a region encoding these proteins:
- the LOC123062669 gene encoding bZIP transcription factor ABI5 homolog isoform X1: MASEMSKDLNFSEEEVTSHPRILEGEEQTVAPARQSSIFAPTLDEPQYSMCEAGRNFGSMNMDEFMSNTWNAKEFQAATGGVLVGMEVAPVVGADGGRGGEDAGESNLARQESFSLPPPLCWKMVEEVWAEINRETRPVHSQPQSARPSPLIPVKPPTRNGGGVAANEQQGTLGEMTLEQFLVKVGVVRGSGTDGQASVPVGMVHGQMNPAPANGMFQVMGDGMVFIPNGYAGMVVVPPPPPPQGGVGIVSPGSSDGRSTMTEVDMMNCMGDRAMMENGGARKRGVSEDQSYERSIECRHHRMIKNHESAAQSRGRKQAYTKELEAELNHLKEENARLKAEEKTILLTKKQMLVEKMMEQSMENLNTKKGGALSRRCDSCIW, translated from the exons ATGGCGTCGGAGATGAGCAAGGACTTGAATTTCTCCGAGGAAGAAGTCACCTCGCACCCACGCATTCTTGAAGGTGAGGAGCAGACGGTTGCACCGGCACGGCAGTCTTCCATCTTCGCGCCAACGTTGGACGAACCGCAATACTCTATGTGCGAGGCAGGGCGCAACTTTGGGTCCATGAACATGGACGAGTTCATGAGCAACACATGGAATGCCAAGGAGTTCCAAGCAGCGACCGGTGGTGTCTTGGTGGGCATGGAGGTGGCTCCGGTGGTGGGTGCTGATGGAGGCCGAGGTGGCGAAGATGCAGGAGAAAGCAACCTAGCCCGGCAGGAGTCGTTCTCCTTGCCTCCCCCGCTATGCTGGAAGATGGTGGAGGAGGTGTGGGCTGAGATCAACAGGGAGACCCGCCCGGTGCATTCCCAGCCTCAATCCGCGCGGCCCTCGCCATTGATTCCCGTCAAACCACCAACGAGGAATGGTGGTGGGGTTGCAGCGAACGAACAGCAGGGGACGCTTGGAGAGATGACGCTGGAACAGTTTCTTGTCAAGGTTGGTGTTGTCCGGGGATCTGGCACCGACGGCCAGGCGTCTGTGCCGGTCGGCATGGTCCATGGACAGATGAACCCTGCACCGGCCAACGGCATGTTCCAGGTGATGGGCGATGGCATGGTGTTCATCCCCAATGGGTACGCAGGGATGGTCGTggtgccgccaccaccacctcctcaagGTGGGGTGGGTATCGTGAGCCCAGGGTCATCGGACGGGAGGAGCACCATGACGGAGGTTGACATGATGAACTGTATGGGCGACAGAGCGATGATGGAGAACGGCGGCGCGCGGAAGCGCGGCGTTTCGGAGGATCAGTCCTATGAGAGGAGCATCGAGTGCCGCCACCACCGCATGATCAAGAACCATGAATCAGCCGCACAATCGCGTGGCAGGAAGCAG GCTTATACCAAGGAGCTTGAAGCCGAACTAAACCACCTCAAGGAGGAGAACGCTCGTCTGAAAGCTGAGGAG AAGACGATTTTGCTGACCAAGAAACAAATG CTAGTGGAGAAGATGATGGAGCAGTCCATGGAAAATTTGAACACCAAGAAGGGTGGCGCCCTATCGCGGCGCTGCGATAGCTGCATCTGGTGA
- the LOC123062669 gene encoding bZIP transcription factor ABI5 homolog isoform X2 has protein sequence MASEMSKDLNFSEEEVTSHPRILEGEEQTVAPARQSSIFAPTLDEPQYSMCEAGRNFGSMNMDEFMSNTWNAKEFQAATGGVLVGMEVAPVVGADGGRGGEDAGESNLARQESFSLPPPLCWKMVEEVWAEINRETRPVHSQPQSARPSPLIPVKPPTRNGGGVAANEQQGTLGEMTLEQFLVKVGVVRGSGTDGQASVPVGMVHGQMNPAPANGMFQVMGDGMVFIPNGYAGMVVVPPPPPPQGGVGIVSPGSSDGRSTMTEVDMMNCMGDRAMMENGGARKRGVSEDQSYERSIECRHHRMIKNHESAAQSRGRKQAYTKELEAELNHLKEENARLKAEETILLTKKQMLVEKMMEQSMENLNTKKGGALSRRCDSCIW, from the exons ATGGCGTCGGAGATGAGCAAGGACTTGAATTTCTCCGAGGAAGAAGTCACCTCGCACCCACGCATTCTTGAAGGTGAGGAGCAGACGGTTGCACCGGCACGGCAGTCTTCCATCTTCGCGCCAACGTTGGACGAACCGCAATACTCTATGTGCGAGGCAGGGCGCAACTTTGGGTCCATGAACATGGACGAGTTCATGAGCAACACATGGAATGCCAAGGAGTTCCAAGCAGCGACCGGTGGTGTCTTGGTGGGCATGGAGGTGGCTCCGGTGGTGGGTGCTGATGGAGGCCGAGGTGGCGAAGATGCAGGAGAAAGCAACCTAGCCCGGCAGGAGTCGTTCTCCTTGCCTCCCCCGCTATGCTGGAAGATGGTGGAGGAGGTGTGGGCTGAGATCAACAGGGAGACCCGCCCGGTGCATTCCCAGCCTCAATCCGCGCGGCCCTCGCCATTGATTCCCGTCAAACCACCAACGAGGAATGGTGGTGGGGTTGCAGCGAACGAACAGCAGGGGACGCTTGGAGAGATGACGCTGGAACAGTTTCTTGTCAAGGTTGGTGTTGTCCGGGGATCTGGCACCGACGGCCAGGCGTCTGTGCCGGTCGGCATGGTCCATGGACAGATGAACCCTGCACCGGCCAACGGCATGTTCCAGGTGATGGGCGATGGCATGGTGTTCATCCCCAATGGGTACGCAGGGATGGTCGTggtgccgccaccaccacctcctcaagGTGGGGTGGGTATCGTGAGCCCAGGGTCATCGGACGGGAGGAGCACCATGACGGAGGTTGACATGATGAACTGTATGGGCGACAGAGCGATGATGGAGAACGGCGGCGCGCGGAAGCGCGGCGTTTCGGAGGATCAGTCCTATGAGAGGAGCATCGAGTGCCGCCACCACCGCATGATCAAGAACCATGAATCAGCCGCACAATCGCGTGGCAGGAAGCAG GCTTATACCAAGGAGCTTGAAGCCGAACTAAACCACCTCAAGGAGGAGAACGCTCGTCTGAAAGCTGAGGAG ACGATTTTGCTGACCAAGAAACAAATG CTAGTGGAGAAGATGATGGAGCAGTCCATGGAAAATTTGAACACCAAGAAGGGTGGCGCCCTATCGCGGCGCTGCGATAGCTGCATCTGGTGA